The Flavobacterium piscisymbiosum genome includes a region encoding these proteins:
- a CDS encoding YceI family protein, protein MKKTYIHFFVLVLLIAANTSGFAQKLITKTGTIKFQASTPSNEEVAAENKSVSAVLEQSTGDFAALILIKGFRFKVALMEEHFNENYMESEKFSKATFKGKIEDFDISKITNTAKNFTLKGDLTIHGKTKPVTVSVKISKAANGVNATGLFEVKPEDFDIEIPNLVRKKIADKIKINYNFLLTK, encoded by the coding sequence ATGAAAAAAACATATATTCATTTTTTTGTATTGGTGCTGCTTATTGCTGCAAATACAAGCGGATTTGCACAAAAATTAATCACAAAAACAGGTACTATCAAATTTCAGGCTTCTACACCTTCTAACGAAGAAGTTGCTGCAGAAAATAAAAGTGTGTCTGCCGTTCTGGAACAGTCTACAGGTGATTTTGCTGCTTTGATTCTTATAAAAGGTTTTCGTTTTAAAGTAGCTTTAATGGAAGAACATTTTAACGAAAATTACATGGAATCTGAAAAATTCTCAAAAGCGACTTTCAAAGGTAAAATAGAGGATTTTGATATTTCTAAAATTACAAATACAGCTAAAAACTTCACTTTAAAAGGGGATCTTACCATTCATGGAAAAACAAAACCTGTAACAGTAAGCGTAAAAATTTCAAAAGCTGCTAACGGAGTTAATGCTACAGGTTTATTTGAAGTAAAACCGGAAGATTTTGACATCGAAATACCCAATCTTGTGAGAAAAAAAATTGCTGATAAAATAAAAATCAACTACAATTTTTTATTAACTAAATGA
- a CDS encoding DUF5777 family beta-barrel protein, whose protein sequence is MKKFLASLCLLLATVAYSQDDLLKDLDSTQVEESYSTATFKALQLVTLQTTKMAAKKEFYFVVSHRFGTVKDGFDSFFGLDNATTKLGGIYGVTDWLSVSLSRHTLNKMYETGLKYRMMRQNANFPVDIVGYSVADINTFLEKDQYPGLEFKHRMTYVQQLLISRKVSEKLSLEIVPSFVHKNLYNPAIENDNQFSFGGGGRYKITKRLSVNLEYMHNFDKPDFYKNPLSVGLDVETGGHVFQLIFTNSQSMSESGYLTNASGDWGKGDFFFGFNLYRVF, encoded by the coding sequence ATGAAGAAATTTTTAGCCTCACTCTGCCTACTTCTCGCTACTGTGGCATACTCGCAGGATGATTTGCTTAAGGATCTGGATTCTACTCAGGTAGAAGAAAGTTATTCTACGGCAACTTTTAAAGCCTTACAGCTCGTAACCCTACAGACCACAAAAATGGCTGCAAAAAAGGAGTTTTATTTTGTAGTCTCTCACCGTTTTGGTACCGTCAAAGATGGTTTTGACAGCTTTTTTGGTCTTGATAACGCAACTACGAAACTGGGTGGTATTTATGGGGTTACAGATTGGTTATCTGTAAGTCTTTCCAGACATACCTTAAACAAAATGTACGAAACGGGATTAAAATATCGAATGATGAGACAAAATGCCAATTTTCCTGTAGACATAGTTGGATACAGTGTTGCCGACATCAATACTTTTTTAGAAAAAGATCAGTATCCGGGATTAGAATTTAAGCATCGCATGACTTATGTACAGCAGCTTTTGATATCCAGAAAAGTTAGCGAAAAGCTGTCACTGGAAATAGTTCCTTCATTTGTACATAAAAACCTTTACAATCCGGCTATTGAAAACGACAATCAATTTTCTTTTGGTGGAGGCGGCCGCTATAAAATCACTAAAAGATTATCAGTCAATTTAGAGTACATGCACAATTTTGATAAACCAGACTTTTATAAAAATCCATTATCTGTAGGTCTTGATGTAGAAACAGGCGGACACGTTTTTCAACTCATATTTACCAATTCACAATCTATGAGTGAGAGCGGATACCTTACTAATGCGTCGGGTGACTGGGGTAAAGGTGATTTCTTTTTCGGATTTAATCTATACAGAGTATTTTAA
- a CDS encoding OB-fold putative lipoprotein, with protein sequence MKPKRIAFLIAALLIIVSAGIYFYYGFLFKEARNIASEKPDFSITAEKLLEQYNSDPKKADVLYLNKTIEITGTVTKETDSVITIENTVFCLFTKKIKEKHLDDKVTVKGKCIGYDELFQEVKLDQCTFNKPNN encoded by the coding sequence ATGAAACCAAAAAGAATCGCATTTTTAATTGCGGCCTTATTGATCATCGTCTCTGCGGGCATTTATTTTTATTACGGATTTCTTTTTAAGGAAGCGCGAAATATAGCATCAGAGAAACCCGATTTCAGTATAACGGCCGAAAAATTACTTGAACAGTACAACTCTGATCCAAAAAAAGCTGATGTCTTGTATCTCAATAAAACTATTGAAATCACAGGTACGGTAACCAAAGAAACCGATTCTGTTATTACAATCGAAAACACTGTTTTTTGTCTGTTTACCAAAAAAATAAAAGAAAAACATCTCGATGATAAAGTAACGGTAAAAGGAAAATGTATTGGGTATGATGAACTTTTTCAGGAAGTTAAACTAGACCAGTGCACTTTTAATAAACCAAACAATTAA
- a CDS encoding cytochrome c produces MKKIIALTFLLAAFASCSDSDTYQDIETPPDTVTPPGPGTPDPDPVATFSYTKNAKAVIDANCIGCHQSGRSAGFRPLTTYAEVKSAVENAGLLNRIQLQSGQQGIMPQAGRMSQANIDIIVKWNTDGLKEN; encoded by the coding sequence ATGAAAAAAATAATAGCACTTACCTTTTTACTCGCTGCATTTGCAAGCTGTAGTGATTCGGATACCTATCAGGATATTGAAACACCACCCGATACAGTAACCCCTCCGGGACCAGGAACACCAGACCCTGACCCAGTAGCCACATTTAGTTATACTAAAAATGCCAAAGCTGTTATTGATGCCAATTGTATCGGTTGCCACCAAAGCGGAAGATCTGCAGGTTTCAGGCCTCTGACTACTTATGCAGAGGTAAAATCTGCGGTTGAAAACGCCGGTTTATTAAACCGAATTCAATTGCAAAGCGGACAACAGGGTATCATGCCTCAGGCAGGAAGAATGTCTCAGGCAAATATTGATATCATTGTAAAATGGAATACGGACGGTCTAAAAGAAAATTAA